One Candidatus Zixiibacteriota bacterium genomic window carries:
- a CDS encoding S8 family serine peptidase — protein MKTGTSRLAIVASSILAITVGLTHSLAAGSPKLAPALNVVIDNPTSPDSIVTVVIFLESESRSNALSAIAASPNQTRATRIKTVISSLSSASPSSSDSRVMHFLDINAVGQTRRFWIAPAIETSLPVAKLADLAALPGIRLVIPNVTLDFDAPVDIKAAPAISTSVSSELTLLKVPELWRLGIRGNGRLVCSFDTGVESTHPALASKWRGTHADLRASWFSKVAPDTIPYDKAGHGTHTMGIMVGSTASDSFGVAPGAEWITAGVIDQGRPLNVTIGDIIEAFQWALNPDGDTATTDDVPDVILNSWGIPTGLFEPCDETFAQVIDNVEAAGIVTIFACGNEGPNPKTVRSPADRSSSPVNSFSVGAIDISKVVATFSSRGPSSCDSTQLKPELVAPGVAIRSSTRGGTYAYMSGTSMAAPFIAGLVLLCREYNPDATVDQIKYALLQAADDLGPAGDDNAYGHGLVDATRLLALLPQPGQTRFTLLGRLISGDGVASPGEAIELQLMVAETAGNVSKVNGTLGVQSTGQITITKGTAQFLFGSGGSTALNTDPFRLTLDSSLVNGASIPMIVTFADSNGVLLDSLTFDLTAGFPAPGHVAPLTTGTVDFSVSDFAQYGLAPGSIYNLEGQGFRVNGSANLLYEAGIIVGRNSLQLAGSVRDSLGCYGPSAFAPVESLTQYIDPVDGGVHTSCQFADSRAKIAIPITVSQESMHYGTADESGYVILKYHLVNRTLQTMTEMHFGFLADFDISGQSDQVQLNSSLGMIYQYSDIGPMVGIVALSEGATFTALSNSAGKVGLKSQEKYDLIASAVNSVDASVIGDRMIAVSFGPYTIPVGDSVEIAIALVGGMAVNELVTAAVRAEQRMGIPTAVDDDANVPESFSLHQNYPNPFNPSTTISFALPKASDIRLEVFNLLGERVRTLVSGSLAAGEHHIVWMGENDGGQSVASGVYFYRLTGALGEQTRKMMLVK, from the coding sequence ATGAAGACAGGAACCTCACGCCTTGCTATCGTCGCCTCCTCGATACTTGCTATCACAGTAGGTCTGACTCATAGTTTAGCCGCCGGGTCTCCCAAACTCGCTCCTGCGCTGAACGTCGTAATCGACAACCCCACCTCGCCGGACAGCATTGTCACCGTTGTCATCTTCCTCGAATCCGAATCGCGCTCGAACGCGTTGAGCGCAATTGCCGCGAGTCCGAATCAGACCAGAGCGACGAGGATCAAGACGGTCATTAGCTCGTTGTCTTCGGCATCCCCATCTTCGAGCGATAGCCGTGTGATGCATTTTCTGGATATCAATGCCGTCGGTCAGACCCGGCGATTCTGGATCGCGCCTGCCATAGAAACTTCTCTGCCCGTTGCGAAACTCGCTGACCTGGCAGCTTTGCCGGGAATCCGTCTGGTGATACCGAATGTCACCCTCGACTTCGATGCTCCTGTCGATATAAAGGCTGCACCGGCTATCAGCACCTCGGTCTCGAGTGAACTGACGCTTCTGAAAGTGCCGGAGCTCTGGCGTCTTGGCATTCGCGGCAACGGACGTCTGGTCTGCTCTTTTGACACCGGCGTAGAGAGCACCCACCCGGCCCTTGCTTCCAAGTGGCGCGGCACTCACGCCGACTTGCGCGCTAGCTGGTTCTCCAAAGTTGCTCCGGACACGATCCCGTACGATAAGGCGGGACACGGCACGCACACGATGGGGATCATGGTCGGCTCGACCGCCTCTGACTCGTTCGGTGTGGCGCCCGGGGCCGAGTGGATCACGGCCGGTGTCATTGACCAGGGGAGACCCCTCAATGTCACGATCGGCGACATTATCGAGGCGTTCCAGTGGGCGCTGAATCCCGATGGCGACACCGCCACCACCGATGATGTTCCGGATGTCATACTGAACAGTTGGGGGATCCCGACCGGCCTGTTTGAACCCTGCGATGAGACTTTCGCACAGGTGATAGACAATGTCGAGGCGGCCGGGATCGTCACAATCTTCGCCTGTGGCAACGAGGGGCCCAATCCCAAGACCGTACGCAGCCCTGCCGATCGGTCCAGTTCGCCGGTGAATTCATTCTCCGTTGGTGCCATTGACATAAGCAAAGTGGTCGCAACGTTTTCAAGTCGCGGACCGTCATCATGTGACAGCACGCAGTTGAAGCCGGAACTGGTCGCCCCCGGTGTGGCCATAAGGTCGTCGACACGCGGCGGCACCTATGCCTACATGAGCGGTACTTCCATGGCGGCACCGTTCATTGCGGGCCTCGTACTCCTCTGTCGGGAATACAACCCTGATGCCACAGTGGATCAGATCAAGTATGCCCTTCTGCAGGCCGCCGACGATCTGGGTCCGGCGGGGGATGACAACGCCTATGGGCATGGGCTGGTCGATGCTACCCGTCTTCTGGCGCTGCTGCCGCAGCCAGGCCAGACCCGGTTCACGCTTCTGGGAAGATTGATCTCGGGCGACGGCGTTGCCTCTCCCGGGGAGGCGATCGAGCTGCAACTCATGGTGGCCGAGACCGCAGGCAACGTATCTAAAGTGAACGGCACTCTTGGCGTGCAATCGACCGGACAAATCACCATCACCAAAGGGACGGCGCAGTTTCTTTTTGGAAGCGGCGGCAGCACTGCGCTCAACACCGACCCATTTCGGTTGACCCTTGATTCATCGCTCGTGAACGGCGCTTCGATTCCCATGATTGTAACGTTCGCCGATTCCAACGGCGTATTGCTCGACAGTTTGACGTTTGACCTGACCGCCGGTTTCCCTGCGCCGGGACATGTGGCGCCGCTCACCACCGGTACTGTCGACTTTTCGGTTTCGGACTTTGCCCAGTACGGTCTGGCCCCCGGCTCCATCTACAACCTGGAAGGGCAGGGGTTCCGGGTCAACGGGAGCGCCAACCTTTTGTACGAGGCCGGGATCATCGTTGGACGGAACAGCCTGCAACTGGCCGGTTCGGTACGGGATTCGCTTGGCTGCTACGGTCCCTCGGCATTCGCGCCCGTCGAATCGCTGACTCAATATATCGACCCGGTCGACGGGGGCGTGCACACGAGCTGCCAATTCGCCGACAGCAGAGCCAAGATCGCCATTCCGATTACTGTAAGCCAGGAATCGATGCACTACGGCACAGCGGACGAGTCCGGCTATGTCATTCTCAAATACCATCTGGTCAACCGCACGTTGCAGACTATGACGGAAATGCATTTTGGCTTTCTGGCCGATTTTGACATCAGCGGGCAGTCTGACCAGGTGCAGTTGAATTCGTCGCTCGGTATGATCTATCAGTACAGCGACATCGGACCGATGGTCGGTATCGTGGCTTTGAGTGAGGGGGCCACGTTCACGGCATTGTCGAACAGTGCGGGCAAGGTTGGGTTGAAAAGCCAGGAGAAATACGACCTGATCGCTTCGGCTGTCAATTCGGTAGATGCTTCCGTTATTGGGGATCGCATGATCGCTGTCAGTTTTGGTCCGTACACCATCCCGGTTGGAGATTCGGTAGAGATCGCCATTGCGCTGGTTGGTGGCATGGCTGTGAACGAGTTGGTGACCGCCGCGGTTCGAGCCGAACAGCGAATGGGAATCCCGACCGCGGTGGATGATGACGCAAATGTTCCGGAGAGCTTTAGTCTACATCAGAATTATCCCAATCCCTTCAATCCTTCTACAACCATCTCATTTGCTCTGCCGAAAGCGAGCGACATACGGCTCGAGGTGTTCAACCTCTTGGGCGAGCGAGTCCGCACGCTGGTCTCTGGCAGTCTCGCCGCAGGCGAGCACCATATCGTCTGGATGGGCGAGAATGATGGCGGCCAGTCGGTCGCCAGCGGCGTCTACTTCTATCGACTGACCGGCGCGCTGGGCGAACAGACCCGCAAAATGATGCTGGTGAAATAA
- a CDS encoding glycosyltransferase family 39 protein, whose product MLQIVREAVSRNRTVIIVLAIAALLRLLYLWQYSSLPDWEHLTVDNNYHLHWAQSIADGNLAGDTTYFRAPFYVYCLALVIWLCGASLWTMRIFGIGVGIASVLVTYLIGKRLFDRRAGLVAAGLQAFYPMLIYHEGELLLDSLFTLLFQIALFRFLIWLDTVRPRDLLLVGLAIGLGAITRPTIFAILPVIVTAILVSGKQWRRVMWNALLFGVGILAFVGPIFIRNLIVAEDPVLISSQGGINLFIGNNEIADGVSAVLPEPYGFNWRIADITHVAESARGRELKPSEVSAYWTNRAIDWIRSHPTAFVELYLRKLYFFFGPRELSNNRDTEGFSLQIPILRYNPLTFSLVLSVALIGLFGLVRWHRSIRWLVATVVTVAFLSSLFFVNSRFRLPVVPLILCLAGGTLVALTELMWNEPKKGLRWLGGMILAAALLNHQWLELRPGLNIQPAVSEGLFLYNTQNYRGALRINQRALAVDSTFTDLNLNVGACYLRLGQTDSARYYFQREIRFHPDRSKAYVNMASLSLVGGQAAEGSREITRALELRPYDLTANLILVRFSAADSNLSSDSLLRVAELAAHRTRQPTQVFNEAAGEMLSRRSFALAEMLATKALNGSPPPIETDDAAFDQVFINSADNVKREKARSYFMLGSLAGAKRLFAQAIRYNRLALEGDSGLAQAYYNLALAYNAAGDTLRADSVRLVARKRFLNPLKDFPKAPAISE is encoded by the coding sequence ATGCTACAGATCGTCCGGGAAGCTGTCTCTCGAAATCGTACTGTCATCATCGTTCTCGCGATCGCGGCCCTCTTGCGACTCCTTTATCTTTGGCAGTATTCCTCATTACCGGACTGGGAACATCTCACTGTCGATAACAACTATCATCTCCACTGGGCGCAATCGATAGCAGACGGCAATCTGGCTGGCGACACCACGTATTTTCGCGCCCCCTTCTATGTCTATTGCCTGGCGCTGGTGATCTGGTTATGCGGTGCATCGTTGTGGACCATGCGAATATTTGGCATCGGTGTCGGAATCGCCTCGGTGCTGGTCACCTATCTGATCGGAAAACGGCTATTCGACCGTCGAGCCGGTTTAGTAGCGGCGGGGCTTCAGGCGTTTTACCCGATGCTCATATATCACGAAGGGGAGTTGCTGCTTGATTCGCTCTTCACACTTCTATTCCAGATCGCTCTGTTCCGGTTCCTTATTTGGCTGGATACGGTCCGACCCCGCGACTTGCTGCTGGTTGGCCTTGCGATCGGCCTTGGCGCCATCACCCGACCCACCATATTCGCGATCCTGCCGGTGATCGTGACAGCAATACTCGTGTCCGGAAAACAATGGCGGCGTGTGATGTGGAACGCGCTCCTCTTCGGAGTCGGGATCCTGGCGTTCGTCGGCCCGATCTTCATAAGGAATCTCATCGTGGCCGAAGACCCGGTCTTGATCTCTTCACAAGGGGGGATCAACTTGTTTATCGGCAATAATGAGATTGCCGACGGTGTCTCGGCGGTCCTTCCGGAGCCGTACGGCTTCAACTGGAGAATAGCTGACATCACGCACGTCGCAGAATCGGCTCGGGGACGGGAATTGAAACCCAGCGAAGTCTCCGCCTATTGGACAAATCGGGCAATTGACTGGATACGCTCGCACCCAACGGCTTTCGTCGAATTGTACCTGCGAAAACTGTATTTCTTTTTCGGACCGCGCGAACTCTCCAACAATCGGGACACCGAGGGATTCTCCCTCCAAATACCGATACTGCGGTATAACCCGCTGACATTTTCTCTTGTTCTGTCGGTCGCACTCATTGGACTGTTTGGACTCGTCCGATGGCATCGGTCGATACGCTGGCTGGTGGCGACAGTTGTGACAGTGGCATTCCTGTCCTCACTGTTTTTTGTCAACAGCCGTTTTCGCCTGCCGGTAGTTCCCCTCATACTGTGCCTCGCGGGCGGCACGCTTGTCGCCCTGACCGAACTGATGTGGAATGAGCCCAAGAAAGGTCTTCGCTGGCTCGGTGGGATGATCCTGGCAGCCGCGCTGCTGAACCATCAGTGGCTCGAACTTCGACCCGGACTCAACATTCAGCCGGCGGTTTCCGAGGGGCTCTTCCTCTACAATACGCAGAACTACCGAGGCGCCTTGAGGATCAATCAACGAGCACTGGCGGTTGATTCTACATTTACGGACCTGAATTTGAATGTTGGAGCCTGTTATCTCCGGTTGGGGCAGACAGATTCGGCCCGCTACTACTTCCAACGCGAGATACGTTTTCACCCGGATCGCTCCAAGGCGTACGTCAATATGGCGTCACTTTCTCTCGTGGGCGGACAAGCTGCCGAGGGTTCGAGAGAAATCACCAGAGCGCTGGAGCTGAGACCATACGACCTCACAGCCAACCTGATACTGGTGCGCTTTTCGGCGGCCGATTCGAACCTCTCAAGTGACAGCTTGTTGCGAGTTGCGGAACTCGCAGCGCACCGTACCAGGCAGCCGACCCAGGTATTCAATGAGGCGGCCGGCGAAATGCTCAGCCGTCGAAGCTTCGCCCTGGCGGAGATGCTGGCCACGAAGGCACTCAACGGCTCACCGCCGCCGATCGAAACCGACGATGCCGCTTTTGACCAGGTGTTTATCAATAGCGCGGATAATGTGAAACGCGAGAAAGCACGCAGCTACTTCATGCTCGGATCGCTGGCCGGCGCGAAGAGACTGTTCGCCCAGGCTATCAGGTACAACCGTTTGGCGCTGGAGGGAGACAGCGGACTGGCGCAGGCCTATTACAATCTGGCGCTGGCCTACAACGCCGCCGGCGACACGCTCCGTGCTGATTCGGTACGCCTGGTTGCTCGGAAGCGGTTCCTCAATCCACTAAAGGACTTCCCCAAAGCTCCGGCAATCAGCGAATAA
- a CDS encoding PorV/PorQ family protein, with amino-acid sequence MRNRTPIGNRLGRQGQLSLAAIGLLLIGLVALTPGSILAQAKVGTTGAQFLELGVSARAMGMAEAFTAVANDASAVYYNPAGLTQLLGREAMATYVKLPADINYGFAAAAVPLEAVGGVVGVGFHYLSSGYMNITTYSHQQSSGQQFSAEDYALSLGYGRYLTDRFSIGVNVKYVSERFYEYTDHGWSADVGTNYDTGFRGFKIAMVITNFGPDLKLIEKAYPLPINFKFGASINVVENLNHLVTFAAEGAHPSDNLEKYNAGIEYTFKDRFVLRGGSRFNYDVDGFTFGGGVRVPYGKESELRFDYAYQDFGILTEVHRFSMALSF; translated from the coding sequence ATGAGAAATAGGACTCCGATAGGGAACCGGTTGGGTCGACAAGGGCAGCTGTCGCTGGCGGCGATCGGGCTGTTGTTGATCGGGCTGGTTGCGCTGACGCCGGGTTCGATACTGGCGCAGGCCAAAGTGGGCACTACCGGCGCCCAGTTCCTTGAATTGGGCGTGTCGGCACGGGCCATGGGAATGGCGGAGGCGTTTACGGCAGTGGCGAACGATGCTTCTGCTGTATACTACAATCCGGCCGGCCTTACCCAGCTTCTGGGTCGTGAGGCCATGGCCACCTATGTGAAACTGCCTGCCGATATAAACTACGGTTTCGCGGCCGCGGCTGTCCCGCTCGAGGCCGTGGGCGGAGTTGTCGGGGTCGGCTTCCACTACCTCTCGAGCGGCTATATGAACATAACGACATATTCACACCAGCAGTCGTCCGGGCAGCAATTCTCAGCCGAAGATTACGCCCTCTCGCTGGGGTACGGACGGTATCTCACCGACCGCTTCTCCATCGGTGTGAACGTCAAATACGTGAGCGAGCGCTTCTATGAGTATACCGACCACGGCTGGTCTGCCGATGTCGGCACCAACTACGACACCGGTTTCCGCGGGTTCAAGATTGCCATGGTGATCACTAACTTCGGACCGGACCTGAAACTCATAGAAAAAGCATATCCGCTCCCGATCAATTTCAAATTCGGCGCGTCCATCAATGTGGTTGAGAATCTCAATCATCTGGTGACCTTCGCCGCCGAGGGGGCTCACCCATCGGACAACCTCGAGAAATACAACGCCGGAATCGAATATACCTTCAAGGACCGTTTCGTCCTCCGCGGCGGCAGCCGGTTCAACTATGATGTCGACGGTTTTACGTTCGGCGGCGGTGTACGGGTTCCGTACGGCAAAGAGAGCGAACTCCGGTTTGACTACGCCTATCAGGATTTCGGCATTCTGACAGAGGTACACCGGTTCAGCATGGCCTTGAGTTTTTGA
- a CDS encoding TonB-dependent receptor has protein sequence MRGIATGRALTLVLVTVCLALLAPALFAAGTGQIKGTVRDKDTKEALPGASVIIKGTTMGAMTDPDGNFTISRVEPGTYTLVVSSVSYQKMEIVDVKVQADLTTQQLIAVPKAVTELDKTITVTAKTEIIDKFVTSNQATITQQEIKTRPVQTVDNLLKQVAGVQTDASGKVYIRGGRAGEVSYIVDGVPIGDPLGGGGIGANLSLVSGSIQEIQIIKDGFDPEYGNALSGIVKVTTQTGSKDNTRVNMQYLTDDLGNASLNKYSRNYDYARFSVSGPDPILKSRILPALGLNFLADKEFTYYLYFEMDKDDGIYQYESYDTPITERNLGYYSLLGIDVPERLRNRYYWTANVKFRPKPSLNVILSYKNSDYRGKYFTVDQWEYRYSPNTAPLFWDKWYSLSAEVSQSINKNTNYEMVVSYYDKKFTRKPADPNHPGVGLDPDQFTFDYEWESYTDRNNNGVYDAPEPLINLFPDSAVYGTDFNGPAYTFGEFQTEENIQGGTGEGTRFRFNNNGYLDSLEGEPFIDINGNGVWDQGDFLQDKNGNGVLDGNRISLINNKNPEPYIDGDSIIGEPFTDINQNGIYDRGIDIFTRSSNPAVNQDYNYNGVHDGPDSDWEPGIPYEDRNGNGIYDRPNSQYDVGERFTDINGNGKYDYGGTSTFLDPGSYDEEARWTRSHTSTTRGEIKIFRLQGPHELKVGAAVNRETFTYEDILRPYLTYTGRPDNAAYPDRGAFRDFFSYNPWSGTVYFRDKIEYGSMIASLGLRFDFFLQDTKQLIDVATNDDLGSGIILGDRHKWSPRIGFSYPISDKAKVHFNYGHFFQLPEYSRMYARNTASVDQNSIVGNYNLDYQKTIQYSFGVKYAMTENYSVDFSGYFKDEFDKINSAQVRVGGLTRQQYRNSDYGRSRGVEVTLEKRGGGYVNGQLSYTYAFAFGKASQTNENYLSEFLLSRTPLSEAALDNDIRHSLKAAIQIYIPNTVKPRLFGLPISNGWSLSVESVIESGRPFTPTTAYPNISTETGEDIETNSLRLPATAVFDVRFQKGFKLVGLDYSFIVWVENLFNSRNVASVYTSTGRADTQQNFNRVVFGGTDYDQNPYNWGYGRQVRLGIDVNL, from the coding sequence ATGCGTGGCATCGCAACGGGACGCGCATTGACCCTCGTACTTGTTACAGTGTGTCTGGCGTTACTCGCGCCGGCACTGTTCGCTGCCGGGACCGGGCAGATAAAAGGGACGGTCCGAGACAAGGATACCAAGGAAGCCTTGCCGGGTGCTTCGGTCATCATCAAAGGGACCACGATGGGGGCGATGACGGATCCGGACGGCAATTTCACCATCTCCCGGGTCGAGCCGGGAACCTACACGCTGGTCGTCTCCAGTGTGTCGTATCAGAAGATGGAGATCGTCGATGTCAAGGTTCAGGCCGACCTGACCACGCAGCAGCTGATCGCTGTGCCAAAAGCAGTCACTGAGTTGGATAAGACCATTACGGTGACCGCCAAGACGGAGATCATTGACAAGTTCGTGACCTCGAACCAGGCGACCATCACTCAGCAGGAGATCAAGACCCGACCGGTGCAGACCGTCGACAATCTGCTCAAGCAGGTGGCGGGTGTGCAGACGGATGCGTCGGGCAAAGTGTACATTCGCGGTGGCCGCGCCGGTGAAGTGTCCTACATTGTCGACGGTGTCCCGATCGGTGACCCGCTGGGGGGGGGCGGTATCGGCGCAAACTTGTCATTGGTGTCGGGATCGATTCAGGAGATTCAAATCATCAAGGACGGTTTCGACCCGGAGTACGGTAATGCGCTTTCGGGGATCGTCAAAGTTACCACGCAGACCGGGAGTAAGGACAATACTCGCGTCAACATGCAGTATCTGACCGATGATCTGGGGAATGCCAGCCTGAACAAATATTCGCGGAATTACGATTACGCCCGGTTTTCGGTTTCCGGTCCGGACCCGATCCTCAAGAGTAGGATCCTCCCCGCGCTCGGACTGAATTTCCTCGCCGATAAGGAGTTCACCTATTACTTGTATTTTGAGATGGACAAGGATGACGGTATCTATCAATACGAGTCGTATGATACGCCCATCACCGAACGCAACCTAGGGTACTACAGTTTGCTCGGCATCGATGTGCCCGAGCGGCTGCGCAACCGGTACTATTGGACGGCCAATGTCAAGTTCCGTCCGAAACCGAGCTTGAATGTCATTCTCTCGTATAAGAACTCCGATTACCGGGGTAAGTACTTCACGGTAGACCAGTGGGAGTATCGTTACTCCCCCAATACAGCGCCGCTGTTCTGGGACAAGTGGTATTCTCTTTCCGCGGAGGTCTCGCAGTCCATCAATAAGAACACCAACTATGAGATGGTTGTCTCATACTACGACAAGAAGTTCACGCGCAAACCGGCCGACCCCAACCACCCGGGCGTGGGGCTCGATCCCGATCAGTTCACGTTCGATTACGAGTGGGAAAGTTACACGGACCGGAATAACAATGGTGTGTATGATGCGCCCGAGCCGCTGATCAATCTCTTCCCGGATTCGGCCGTGTATGGCACCGATTTCAACGGTCCGGCATATACCTTCGGAGAATTTCAGACCGAAGAAAATATTCAGGGTGGAACCGGTGAAGGAACCCGCTTCCGTTTCAACAATAACGGTTATCTCGATAGTCTCGAGGGGGAGCCGTTTATCGATATTAACGGCAACGGTGTGTGGGACCAGGGGGATTTCCTTCAGGACAAGAATGGCAATGGGGTGCTGGACGGGAACCGGATCTCGCTGATCAACAATAAGAATCCGGAGCCGTATATCGACGGTGATTCCATCATTGGCGAGCCGTTCACTGATATCAACCAGAACGGCATCTACGATCGAGGCATCGATATCTTCACCAGGAGTTCGAATCCGGCCGTCAACCAGGATTATAACTACAACGGCGTCCACGATGGGCCCGACAGCGATTGGGAGCCCGGCATTCCGTACGAAGACCGTAACGGCAACGGCATCTACGATCGTCCGAACAGCCAGTACGACGTTGGTGAGAGATTCACGGATATAAACGGCAACGGGAAATACGACTACGGTGGCACGTCGACGTTTCTTGATCCCGGCAGTTACGACGAAGAGGCACGCTGGACACGGAGTCACACCAGCACTACGCGCGGGGAGATAAAGATCTTCCGGCTGCAGGGGCCGCACGAGTTGAAGGTGGGCGCTGCCGTGAACCGTGAGACGTTTACCTATGAGGATATCCTGCGCCCGTATCTCACTTACACCGGACGTCCGGACAACGCCGCCTATCCCGACCGCGGGGCATTCCGCGATTTCTTCAGCTACAATCCGTGGAGCGGGACGGTCTATTTCCGCGACAAGATCGAGTACGGGTCGATGATCGCATCACTAGGACTTCGCTTCGATTTCTTCCTCCAGGACACCAAGCAGCTCATCGACGTGGCCACGAATGACGACCTGGGTTCGGGTATCATCCTCGGTGACCGTCACAAATGGTCTCCGCGAATCGGTTTTTCGTACCCGATCTCAGACAAGGCCAAGGTTCACTTCAACTATGGCCACTTCTTTCAGTTGCCGGAGTATTCCCGAATGTATGCCCGTAATACCGCTTCGGTTGACCAGAACTCCATCGTGGGCAATTACAATCTGGATTATCAGAAGACCATTCAGTACTCGTTCGGCGTGAAATACGCCATGACTGAGAACTACTCGGTGGACTTCTCGGGTTATTTCAAGGACGAGTTCGACAAGATCAACTCGGCCCAGGTGCGCGTCGGCGGTCTCACCCGCCAGCAGTACCGCAACTCCGACTATGGGCGTAGCCGCGGCGTAGAGGTGACCTTAGAGAAGCGGGGCGGCGGGTATGTCAATGGCCAGCTTTCCTACACCTATGCGTTTGCTTTCGGCAAAGCATCGCAGACCAATGAGAACTATCTGAGCGAATTCCTGCTGTCACGTACGCCGTTGTCAGAAGCGGCGTTGGACAACGATATACGGCATTCGCTGAAGGCGGCCATTCAGATCTATATCCCCAACACGGTCAAACCAAGGCTGTTTGGTCTGCCGATCTCGAACGGATGGTCGTTGTCCGTGGAGTCAGTCATTGAGAGCGGAAGGCCGTTCACGCCGACCACGGCGTACCCGAACATTTCCACCGAGACGGGTGAAGATATCGAGACCAATTCGCTGCGTCTGCCGGCGACGGCGGTGTTCGACGTCCGATTCCAAAAGGGCTTCAAGCTGGTCGGGTTGGACTATTCGTTCATCGTCTGGGTTGAGAATCTGTTCAATTCGCGAAACGTCGCGTCGGTGTATACGAGCACCGGTCGAGCCGATACGCAGCAGAATTTCAACCGAGTCGTGTTCGGCGGCACCGACTATGACCAGAACCCTTACAACTGGGGTTACGGGCGCCAGGTGCGTCTTGGTATCGATGTCAACCTGTAA